Proteins from a single region of Nodularia sp. LEGE 06071:
- a CDS encoding dienelactone hydrolase family protein, translated as MKLLIPVLVSPVLMSLCSTQVLAAIQTRTIEYKHGNTVLEGYLAFDDSIQGKRPGVLVVHEWNGLQSFVKQRTEELAKLGYVAFAADIYGKGIRPNNPQESGKQATMYRQDRQLLRDRTNAGLKVLQQNPLTDIQRIAAIGYCFGGGTVLELARSGANIAGVASFHGNLDTPNPNDAKNIKAKVLVLHGADDPLVPEEQVQAFATEMREANVDWQLISYGGAVHSFTNPEANNPPQSLYNPVVEKRSWQALKQFFAEIFQKPTNS; from the coding sequence ATGAAATTACTGATTCCTGTTTTAGTTTCACCTGTGCTGATGTCCTTATGTTCTACACAAGTGCTAGCCGCAATTCAAACGAGAACTATTGAGTATAAACACGGAAATACTGTTTTAGAAGGTTATCTCGCCTTTGACGATTCCATTCAAGGCAAGCGTCCCGGCGTTTTAGTAGTTCATGAGTGGAATGGATTACAGTCCTTTGTGAAACAACGCACTGAAGAATTAGCCAAGCTTGGTTATGTAGCATTTGCTGCCGATATTTATGGCAAAGGTATTAGACCAAACAATCCCCAAGAGTCAGGCAAACAAGCGACGATGTATCGTCAGGATAGACAATTATTGCGCGATCGCACCAACGCCGGATTAAAAGTTTTACAACAAAACCCCTTAACCGATATTCAACGCATCGCCGCCATTGGTTACTGCTTCGGCGGTGGAACAGTCCTAGAACTAGCCCGGAGTGGGGCAAATATTGCCGGCGTAGCAAGTTTTCACGGCAACCTCGACACTCCTAACCCGAATGATGCCAAAAACATCAAAGCCAAAGTATTAGTCTTACATGGTGCAGATGATCCCCTAGTCCCAGAAGAACAAGTACAAGCATTCGCTACCGAAATGCGAGAGGCAAATGTCGATTGGCAATTAATTTCCTACGGTGGCGCAGTCCATAGCTTCACCAACCCAGAAGCCAACAATCCACCGCAATCACTTTATAACCCAGTTGTAGAAAAGCGCTCATGGCAAGCCCTCAAGCAGTTTTTTGCCGAAATATTTCAAAAACCAACTAACTCATAA
- a CDS encoding acylphosphatase gives MPNPTSLPKIVRAHVFISGRVQGVGYRYATVETASQLGLTGWVRNLPDNRVEAVFEGARVVVEDMVRWCHTGPPAAVVKDVVVEYEKLEGLRGFEVRRFE, from the coding sequence ATGCCCAATCCTACATCACTGCCCAAAATAGTCCGCGCCCATGTATTTATTTCCGGTCGAGTACAAGGGGTAGGCTATCGCTATGCGACTGTTGAGACAGCTAGCCAGTTGGGATTAACTGGTTGGGTGCGGAATCTCCCTGATAACCGTGTGGAGGCAGTTTTTGAAGGTGCGCGGGTGGTCGTTGAAGACATGGTTCGCTGGTGTCATACTGGCCCACCTGCTGCGGTGGTGAAAGATGTTGTCGTTGAGTATGAAAAACTTGAAGGTTTGCGGGGGTTTGAAGTTAGGCGCTTTGAGTAG